One segment of Thamnophis elegans isolate rThaEle1 chromosome 16, rThaEle1.pri, whole genome shotgun sequence DNA contains the following:
- the C16H15orf65 gene encoding uncharacterized protein C15orf65 homolog has product MASGREGPRSLPAANPGNPIFTCLADARTLVTGTRLSAAVPLLYKTTASDYGALRPTSATAPCRFCPLDSAFTARLAAAGPPQHNGINTGTDRSPV; this is encoded by the coding sequence ATGGCCTCCGGGAGAGAAGGGCCGCGCAGCCTCCCCGCCGCCAACCCGGGAAACCCCATCTTCACGTGCCTGGCGGACGCGCGGACGCTGGTGACGGGCACGCGCCTGAGCGCGGCGGTGCCGTTGCTCTACAAGACCACCGCCAGCGACTACGGCGCCCTGCGGCCCACCTCGGCCACGGCGCCCTGCCGGTTCTGCCCACTGGACAGCGCCTTCACCGCCCGCCTGGCCGCCGCCGGGCCGCCGCAGCACAACGGGATCAACACGGGCACCGACCGTTCGCCGGTGtag